In the genome of Deinococcus sp. QL22, one region contains:
- a CDS encoding ABC transporter substrate-binding protein, producing the protein MKKMLLTGLMLALSGAGAVKVGVLLPLSGAGSVSGQAARSGYLLALDEINRAGGVLGKPLELEFGDDGSAPAKAVPEFVKLVTVDKVDFMVGGVSSATSIAISGPAKQYNTFMAWIGAAAVPVEDAFADHKYFFHYHPWAYYNFEAILGYFKTLKTQRKAKNIAIAYEDGPFGSAGIDATISAFKKAGFNVVMAEKFKTGSGNFGPLVSKAKAAKPDILYWIGYDTDALPLATEVKQQNLQLGLLYGTPPSWPVGFEKNKLSDNVAGLSLWLPSSPQAESRKFVAAYKKKFGNTTEEYFAPLAYVNLKSLSAAINAAGNTDKDKVAAELAKTNMPTPFGPLTFSKSLKTQYQGFKSGNWLHFQFLGDARVPVYPIRFAQKPMVWGK; encoded by the coding sequence ATGAAAAAGATGCTTTTGACGGGCTTGATGCTCGCGCTGTCCGGCGCGGGTGCGGTGAAGGTCGGCGTGCTGCTTCCCCTCAGTGGGGCAGGCAGCGTCTCTGGACAGGCGGCCCGCAGCGGCTACCTGCTTGCGCTCGACGAGATCAACCGTGCGGGCGGCGTGCTGGGCAAACCCCTCGAACTCGAATTTGGCGACGATGGCAGCGCCCCGGCCAAAGCGGTGCCGGAATTCGTCAAGCTGGTCACGGTGGACAAGGTGGATTTCATGGTGGGCGGCGTCAGCAGCGCCACTTCCATTGCCATCAGCGGCCCGGCCAAGCAGTACAACACCTTTATGGCATGGATCGGCGCGGCGGCTGTGCCCGTCGAAGACGCCTTTGCCGATCACAAGTATTTCTTTCATTACCACCCGTGGGCCTACTACAACTTTGAAGCCATCCTGGGCTACTTCAAGACTCTCAAAACGCAGCGCAAGGCCAAAAATATCGCCATCGCCTACGAGGACGGCCCCTTTGGGAGTGCGGGCATAGACGCCACCATCTCCGCCTTCAAAAAAGCCGGATTCAATGTGGTCATGGCCGAAAAATTCAAGACGGGCAGCGGCAATTTCGGGCCACTGGTCAGCAAGGCCAAGGCCGCCAAACCCGATATTTTGTACTGGATTGGCTACGACACCGACGCTCTGCCGCTCGCCACCGAAGTGAAACAGCAAAACCTGCAACTGGGTCTGCTGTACGGCACGCCCCCAAGCTGGCCCGTAGGATTTGAGAAAAACAAGCTGTCGGACAACGTGGCAGGCCTGAGCCTGTGGTTGCCCAGCAGCCCGCAGGCCGAGAGCCGCAAATTCGTGGCCGCCTATAAGAAGAAATTCGGCAATACCACCGAGGAGTATTTTGCTCCGTTGGCCTACGTCAATCTCAAGTCGTTGTCGGCGGCCATCAATGCGGCGGGCAACACCGACAAGGACAAAGTGGCTGCCGAACTCGCCAAAACCAATATGCCCACGCCCTTTGGCCCGCTGACCTTCAGCAAGAGCCTGAAAACCCAGTATCAGGGCTTCAAATCGGGCAACTGGCTGCATTTTCAGTTCCTCGGTGACGCCCGCGTGCCGGTGTATCCGATCCGGTTCGCCCAAAAGCCGATGGTGTGGGGTAAGTAA
- a CDS encoding alpha/beta hydrolase, whose amino-acid sequence MNTLRTDIVSRQLNTPRLQTHVLERAAAGASTRRVLLIHGNVSSGEFFRELMASLPAQWHVVAPDLRGYGHTEAAPIDAVRGVHEWAEDLAAVLDTLGWVDADVLGWSMGGGVALQLTLDRPQTVLSLTLVAPVSPYGFGGTHGTAGTPNSPDFAGSGGGTVNAAFVASVAAEDRSDAPGSPRDVLKKFYVNPARFTPTAEQEDRWVDSMLRTRTGDDFYPGDALPSSHWPHVAPGTRGVANAFSAQYMNVSAFADLNPPPPVLWVRGDADAIIGDSSLFDLAHLGALGVVPGWPGAESCPPQPMLGQTRAMLERARQQGGEYREVVLPGVGHSPFLEAPQEFLAAFTAHLEGRH is encoded by the coding sequence ATGAACACGTTGAGGACAGATATTGTTTCGAGACAGCTGAACACCCCGCGCCTGCAAACGCATGTGCTGGAGCGGGCGGCGGCTGGGGCGAGCACGCGGCGGGTGCTGCTGATTCACGGCAACGTGTCCAGCGGCGAGTTTTTCCGTGAGCTGATGGCGAGCCTGCCCGCCCAGTGGCATGTGGTGGCTCCAGACCTGCGCGGCTACGGCCACACCGAGGCCGCGCCCATAGACGCCGTGCGGGGCGTGCACGAGTGGGCCGAAGATCTGGCGGCTGTGCTGGATACGCTGGGCTGGGTTGACGCCGACGTATTGGGCTGGAGCATGGGCGGGGGCGTGGCGCTGCAACTGACGCTGGATCGCCCCCAGACGGTTCTCTCGCTGACCCTGGTCGCGCCGGTCAGTCCGTATGGGTTTGGCGGCACGCACGGGACGGCAGGCACGCCCAACAGCCCGGATTTCGCGGGGTCTGGCGGAGGCACCGTCAATGCGGCGTTTGTGGCCTCGGTGGCTGCCGAAGACCGCTCGGATGCGCCGGGCAGCCCCCGCGACGTGCTGAAAAAGTTTTACGTGAATCCGGCCCGCTTTACGCCCACTGCCGAACAGGAAGACCGCTGGGTAGACTCGATGCTGAGAACCCGTACCGGAGACGACTTTTATCCCGGCGACGCCCTGCCGAGTTCCCACTGGCCGCACGTCGCGCCGGGCACGCGGGGAGTCGCCAATGCCTTCAGCGCCCAGTACATGAACGTGTCGGCCTTTGCCGACCTGAACCCGCCGCCCCCGGTGCTGTGGGTGCGCGGCGACGCCGACGCGATTATTGGCGACAGCAGCCTGTTCGATCTGGCGCATCTGGGGGCGCTGGGCGTGGTTCCCGGTTGGCCCGGAGCGGAGTCGTGTCCGCCTCAGCCGATGCTGGGGCAGACCCGCGCCATGCTGGAACGGGCCAGACAGCAGGGTGGCGAATATCGTGAGGTAGTGCTGCCCGGCGTGGGCCATTCACCGTTCCTGGAAGCGCCGCAGGAGTTTTTGGCCGCGTTTACGGCACATCTGGAGGGACGACACTAG
- a CDS encoding branched-chain amino acid ABC transporter permease, translated as MDLFLQTLLNGLLQSGIYALVASGLALSVGVVGIVNFAHGEFLMIGAFLAWAASASLGLDPLLSLPVVALAVFGVGALTYRVSIRHVLLAPELNQMLLTFGLGILLQNLALMLLGGNTRTVSTPYQASSLQLGELTVGGPKAVAFAFAVALLAGLYFVLYRTTLGRQMRAVAQNRRGAQLIGINVDRVYLLAFAASCGLAAVAGVLVSVLLFASPTVGLVFALKAFAIIVMAGLGNLTGVLWASVLLGVSEALVQTYVPGGGGWSDAVFFLMIFGTLVLRSFRGTR; from the coding sequence ATGGATCTTTTTTTGCAGACGCTCCTGAACGGTCTGCTTCAGAGTGGAATTTACGCGCTGGTCGCTTCGGGGCTGGCCCTGTCGGTGGGCGTGGTCGGCATCGTCAACTTCGCCCACGGCGAGTTTCTGATGATCGGGGCGTTTCTGGCGTGGGCCGCGAGTGCCTCACTGGGCCTTGACCCATTGCTCTCGCTGCCGGTGGTGGCGCTGGCCGTGTTCGGCGTGGGCGCACTCACTTACCGGGTCAGTATCCGGCACGTGCTGCTGGCCCCCGAACTGAACCAGATGCTGCTGACCTTCGGGCTGGGCATTTTGCTGCAAAACCTGGCGCTGATGCTGCTGGGCGGCAATACCCGCACCGTCAGCACGCCGTATCAGGCCAGCAGCCTGCAACTGGGCGAACTGACGGTGGGCGGCCCCAAAGCGGTGGCCTTTGCCTTTGCCGTCGCGCTGTTGGCAGGCCTGTATTTCGTGCTGTACCGCACCACGTTGGGCCGCCAAATGCGGGCGGTGGCCCAGAATCGCCGGGGCGCACAACTGATCGGCATCAATGTCGACCGGGTGTATCTGCTGGCCTTTGCGGCATCGTGCGGTTTGGCGGCGGTGGCGGGCGTGCTGGTCAGTGTGCTGCTGTTTGCCAGCCCTACGGTGGGGCTGGTCTTTGCGCTCAAGGCGTTTGCCATCATCGTGATGGCGGGCCTGGGCAACCTGACCGGCGTGCTGTGGGCCTCGGTGCTGCTGGGCGTCTCCGAGGCCCTGGTGCAGACCTACGTGCCGGGCGGCGGCGGCTGGAGTGACGCCGTGTTCTTCCTGATGATTTTCGGCACGTTGGTCTTGCGCTCTTTTCGGGGCACCCGATGA